The Miscanthus floridulus cultivar M001 chromosome 7, ASM1932011v1, whole genome shotgun sequence genome includes a region encoding these proteins:
- the LOC136464860 gene encoding lysM domain receptor-like kinase 3, with the protein MVGPKPSKPNRMCKSKSAIATATSTSSSAMAAAAAAASTPRHHRSPRTTATSFPAVSSYSTSSSTTASSSAASLAALRDSLPELPLLFTFHDLAAATANFSAAHRLVPAAPSSSNSFRCALRGHPAAVFRRPLRREARDVAARLAVLGHCHHAAIARLLGAAASPDRTTLFLAYELVPDASPLSVLLRNPKNPSFTPLASWHSRLQLAADVCDALYYVHLQADTIHNRLSASSVLVCGDGPLPRAKIAHFGAADLAGELPIEHKDDDGESKASSSSSSGGHRRTSSRGRRIEGTRGYMAPELVAGGPPSRRSDVFALGVVLLELVSGQEPVRYDLVNRGTGEYERTSLIDTAAAAVAEGGGEGMRRWVDRRLRDSFPIDAAESLTTLALRCVAKDPLARPDMAWVAAKVSKIFLEAQEWAAKFNVPTDISISIAPR; encoded by the coding sequence ATGGTCGGCCCCAAGCCCAGCAAGCCGAATCGGATGTGCAAATCCAAGAGCGCcatcgccaccgccacctccacgtCCTCCTCCGCcatggcggccgcggcggcggcggcatccacGCCGCGGCACCACCGCTCGCCGCGCACGACGGCGACCTCCTTCCCGGCGGTGTCATCctactccacctcctcctccaccacggcGTCCTCCTCTGCGGCGTCCCTCGCCGCGCTCCGCGACTCCCTCCCGGAGCTGCCGCTCCTCTTCACCTTCCACGAcctggccgccgccaccgccaactTCTCCGCCGCGCACCGCCTCGTCCCCGCCGCGCCCTCCTCGTCCAACTCCTTCCGCTGCGCGCTCCGCGGCCACCCAGCCGCCGTCTTCCGCCGCCCGCTCCGCCGCGAGGCGCGGGACGTGGCCGCGCGCCTCGCCGTGCTGGGCCACTGCCACCACGCCGCCATCGCGCGCCTCCTCGGCGCCGCCGCGTCCCCCGACCGCACCACGCTGTTCCTCGCCTACGAGCTCGTCCCCGACGCGTCCCCGCTGTCCGTGCTGCTCCGGAACCCCAAGAACCCGTCCTTCACCCCGCTCGCGTCCTGGCACTCGCGCCTCCAGCTCGCCGCCGACGTCTGCGACGCGCTCTACTACGTCCACCTCCAGGCCGACACCATCCACAACCGCCTCTCCGCGTCATCCGTCCTCGTCTGCGGCGACGGGCCCCTCCCCCGCGCCAAGATCGCGCATTTCGGCGCGGCCGACCTCGCCGGCGAGCTCCCGATCGAGCACAAGGACGACGACGGAGAGTCCAAGGCCTCCTCTTCATCCTCCTCGGGCGGCCACCGCCGCACCAGCAGCCGGGGGAGGCGGATCGAGGGCACGCGCGGGTACATGGCGCCGGAGCTCGTGGCGGGCGGGCCTCCGTCGCGGCGCTCCGACGTGTTCGCGCTCGGCGTCGTGCTGTTGGAGCTGGTGTCCGGGCAGGAGCCGGTGCGGTACGACCTGGTGAACCGGGGCACGGGCGAGTACGAGAGGACGTCGCTGATCGACACAGCGGCGGCCGCCGTCGCGGAGGGCGGCGGGGAGGGGATGCGGCGGTGGGTGGACCGCAGGCTCAGGGACTCGTTCCCCATCGACGCGGCGGAGTCGCTCACCACGCTGGCGCTGCGCTGCGTCGCCAAGGACCCCCTGGCGCGGCCGGACATGGCGTGGGTGGCCGCAAAGGTGTCCAAGATCTTCCTGGAGGCGCAGGAGTGGGCCGCCAAGTTCAATGTCCCCACcgacatctccatctccatcgcccccaggtga
- the LOC136468034 gene encoding serine/threonine-protein phosphatase PP1 isoform X2 has protein sequence MDPALLDDVIRRLLEVKNLKPGKNAQLSESEIKQLCAAAKEIFLSQPNLLELEAPIKICGDVHGQYSDLLRLFDYGGYPPQANYLFLGDYVDRGKQSLETICLLLAYKVKYPENFFLLRGNHECASVNRIYGFYDECKRRFSVKLWKTFTDCFNCLPVSALIDEKILCMHGGLSPELNKLEQILNLNRPTDVPDTGLLCDLLWSDPSNEATGWAMNDRGVSFTFGPDKVNEFLEKHDLDLICRAHQVVEDGYEFFANRQLVTIFSAPNYCGEFDNAGAMMSVDETLMCSFQILKPARKMLGGSTNNKSGFKSLRGW, from the exons ATGGATCCGGCCTTGCTTGACGACGTCATACGCCGGCTTCTGGAGGTGAAGAATCTCAAGCCCGGGAAGAACGCGCAGCTGTCGGAGTCGGAGATTAAGCAGCTCTGCGCTGCCGCCAAGGAGATCTTCCTTTCGCAGCCCAACCTGCTGGAGCTCGAGGCCCCCATCAAAATCTGCG GTGATGTCCATGGGCAGTACTCTGATCTCCTGAGGCTATTTGATTATGGTGGCTATCCGCCTCAGGCCAACTACCTTTTCTTGGGTGATTATGTGGATCGTGGAAAGCAAAGCCTGGAAACAATATGTCTTCTTTTGGCCTACAAGGTCAAGTATCCAGAGAACTTCTTTCTTCTAAGGGGCAACCATGAATGCGCATCAGTAAATCGCATATATGGTTTTTATGACGAGTGCAAACGCAGATTCAGTGTAAAGCTCTGGAAAACATTCACAGACTGTTTTAACTGCTTGCCAGTGTCAGCATTGATCGATGAAAAGATTCTCTGTATGCATGGCGGCCTGTCTCCAGAGTTGAACAAGCTTGAGCAAATACTCAACCTGAATCGCCCCACGGACGTACCTGATACTGGATTGCTCTGTGATCTTCTTTGGTCTGATCCTTCCAATGAAGCAACAGGCTGGGCCATGAATGATCGAGGTGTTTCATTCACATTTGGTCCTGATAAAGTTAATGAATTCCTTGAGAAGCATGATTTGGACCTTATCTGCCGAGCTCATCAG GTTGTCGAAGATGGATATGAGTTTTTCGCTAACCGCCAACTCGTAACAATATTCTCAGCCCCTAACTACTGTGGAGAATTCGATAACGCTGGTGCCATGATGAGTGTAGATGAGACATTGATGTGCTCCTTCCAAATACTGAAGCCTGCAAGGAAGATGCTAGGTGGTTCAACTAATAACAAATCTGGCTTCAAG TCATTGAGAGGATGGTGA
- the LOC136468034 gene encoding serine/threonine-protein phosphatase PP1 isoform X1, producing MDPALLDDVIRRLLEVKNLKPGKNAQLSESEIKQLCAAAKEIFLSQPNLLELEAPIKICGDVHGQYSDLLRLFDYGGYPPQANYLFLGDYVDRGKQSLETICLLLAYKVKYPENFFLLRGNHECASVNRIYGFYDECKRRFSVKLWKTFTDCFNCLPVSALIDEKILCMHGGLSPELNKLEQILNLNRPTDVPDTGLLCDLLWSDPSNEATGWAMNDRGVSFTFGPDKVNEFLEKHDLDLICRAHQVVEDGYEFFANRQLVTIFSAPNYCGEFDNAGAMMSVDETLMCSFQILKPARKMLGGSTNNKSGFKVCMINMEAVYICQISTICCPTKLFGPYPLDMSSVLNFQKHYNLIVWHASVTVFFKMM from the exons ATGGATCCGGCCTTGCTTGACGACGTCATACGCCGGCTTCTGGAGGTGAAGAATCTCAAGCCCGGGAAGAACGCGCAGCTGTCGGAGTCGGAGATTAAGCAGCTCTGCGCTGCCGCCAAGGAGATCTTCCTTTCGCAGCCCAACCTGCTGGAGCTCGAGGCCCCCATCAAAATCTGCG GTGATGTCCATGGGCAGTACTCTGATCTCCTGAGGCTATTTGATTATGGTGGCTATCCGCCTCAGGCCAACTACCTTTTCTTGGGTGATTATGTGGATCGTGGAAAGCAAAGCCTGGAAACAATATGTCTTCTTTTGGCCTACAAGGTCAAGTATCCAGAGAACTTCTTTCTTCTAAGGGGCAACCATGAATGCGCATCAGTAAATCGCATATATGGTTTTTATGACGAGTGCAAACGCAGATTCAGTGTAAAGCTCTGGAAAACATTCACAGACTGTTTTAACTGCTTGCCAGTGTCAGCATTGATCGATGAAAAGATTCTCTGTATGCATGGCGGCCTGTCTCCAGAGTTGAACAAGCTTGAGCAAATACTCAACCTGAATCGCCCCACGGACGTACCTGATACTGGATTGCTCTGTGATCTTCTTTGGTCTGATCCTTCCAATGAAGCAACAGGCTGGGCCATGAATGATCGAGGTGTTTCATTCACATTTGGTCCTGATAAAGTTAATGAATTCCTTGAGAAGCATGATTTGGACCTTATCTGCCGAGCTCATCAG GTTGTCGAAGATGGATATGAGTTTTTCGCTAACCGCCAACTCGTAACAATATTCTCAGCCCCTAACTACTGTGGAGAATTCGATAACGCTGGTGCCATGATGAGTGTAGATGAGACATTGATGTGCTCCTTCCAAATACTGAAGCCTGCAAGGAAGATGCTAGGTGGTTCAACTAATAACAAATCTGGCTTCAAGGTATGCATGATTAACATGGAAGCAGTTTATATCTGTCAAATAAGCACAATATGTTGCCCTACAAAATTGTTTGGTCCCTACCCTCTGGATATGAGTAGTGTTCTTAATTTTCAAAAGCATTATAacttgatagtgtggcatgctaGTGTTACTGTTTTCTTCAAAATGATGTAG